The Streptomyces sp. NBC_01463 DNA window TTGGAGAGGGTGATCCGGGCCTCGGTGCCGCCGATGCTGGTGTGCACGACGTTACGGATGGTGCGCAGGCTCGGGTCGGTGCCCCGGTCCGGGTCGAGTTCCCCGCGGACGGGTGCCGCGGCCCAGGTGGCGAGCCAGAGACCGGTGGAGTGGGCGGGCGCTGCGGGCGTCCGGGCCACGCCCTGCGGGGCGGTGGTGGCAGCCGCCTTCGCCCGGGGCCCGGAGAACAGCAGCGAGCCCGCGAACGCCACGACGGCGGCGAGCGCGGCGGTGCCCGCCACGAGGGCTATGAGCAGGGTGTACCCCTGGCGCCTGGGCATGGACGGTGTGTCTCCTCGTTCGTTCGTTCGTGGACCGGTTCCCATGATGCGGCAGGGCGCGGGGAACTCGACGTGCGGCCCGGGAGTAGGTCAGGCAGGGACAATGCGTACGGGGCGCCGGGGGCGCTGGGCACGCGGACGGGTGGAGCGGATGGAACGGATCGAAGGCACCGGACCGGACGAGCGGAGCGCCGGCACGGGCGCGCCCCCGGGCGGGGGTGCGGGCGGGCGTGGGAGCCCGGTGGCGGGTGTCCGGCGCCCGGGCGCCTCCCTCGCCTCGTTCGCGTACACGGCGGCGGACGAGGAGAAGCGTCGTGGCGTACGCCGTATGAAGACCACGGCCACCGGCCTCCTTCTGCTGGTCGCGCTGGTGTACGTCCTCGCCACCTGGGCGAAGAACGAGGGGGTGAGCGGCTGGCCGGGCTTCGTCGCGGCGGCCGCCGAGGCGGGAATGGTGGGTGCGCTGGCCGACTGGTTCGCCGTCACTGCCCTCTTCAAGCGTCCGCTCGGCCTGCCGATTCCGCACACCGCCATCATTCCCACCAAGAAGGACCAGCTGGGGGCCTCCCTCGGTTCCTTCGTCGGGGAGAACTTTCTGTCGGGCGATGTCGTCCGCGACCGCATCCACTCCCTGGCCATCGGCGGCCGGCTCGGCGCGTGGCTCGCGGAGCCGGAACACGCGGACCGGGTGACGGCGGAGCTGTCGACCGCGCTGCGTGGCGCGCTGACCGTCCTGCGCGACTCCGACGTGCAGGCCGTGGTCGGTGAGGCGATCACCCGGCGGGCGAACGCGGCGGAGGTCGGCCCCGGTCTCGGGAAGATGCTGGAGAAGGTCGTCGCGGACGGCGGCCACCGCAAGGTGGTGGACCTGGTCTGCGCCCGGGCCCACGACTGGCTGGTGGAGCACAACGACTCGGTGATGGACGCGGTGCAGGGCGGGGCGCCGGGCTGGACCCCGCGGTTCGTCGACAAGCGGGTGGGCGAGCGGGTCTACAAGGAGCTGCTGCGGTTCGTCACCGAGATGCGCGACATGCCGGGCCATCCGGCGCGCGGCTCGATCGACACGTTCCTGACGGACTTCGCGGCCGATCTCCAGACGGACTCGGAGACCCGGGCCCGGGTGGAGCGGCTGAAGTCGGAGATCCTGGGGCGCGGCGAGGTCCAGGACGTGATCGCGTCCGCGTGGTCGTCGGTGCGGCAGATGGTGATCGCGGCGGCGGAGGACGAGCGGAGCGAGCTGCGGCTGCGCGCCCGTGCCTCTCTGATGGCGCTGGGTGCCCGGCTGGCGACGGACGGGCGGCTCCAGGCGAAGCTGGAGGGCTGGCTGGAGGACGCGGCCGTCTACGTCGTCACGACGTACCGGGCGGAGATCACGTCGTTGATCAGCGACACGGTGGCCGGCTGGGACGCGGACCAGACGTCGAAGAAGATCGAGGCGCACATCGGCCGTGACCTGCAGTTCATCCGGATCAACGGCACGGTGGTCGGCGCGCTGGCCGGTCTGCTGATCTACTCGGTGTCGCGGGCGTTCGGGGCGTAGGGGGCCGGGTGCGTGTCCGCCCTGTCGATTCGTTCGGACACGCACCCGGGTTACGCGGGGGAGTACCCATCCATACGGGGCCTGCCCCGCCCGCGTTCACCGCGGGGGGAAGAAACTTCCGCCGGGCGGCCGGGGCGGCGCGGCGGACGGAGCTCCCGTTCAGGCGGCGCGGCGGGTGACCGCCCAGGACGCGGCGGCCACGGTGCCGGCCACGGTGAAGACGGCGGGCCAGGCGCCGACCTTCTTCGCCAGCGGGTGCGAGCCCGCGAAGGCGGCCACGTACGCGGTGGTCAGGGCGACGGCGGCACGCGGTCCGGCCTGCCGGTTCCACTCGTACGCCGCGACACCGCCCGCGGCGGCGAGAGCGACCCCGCCCAGCGGACGCTTCCTGGTCCACCGTGCGACGGCGTAGCCGCCGACCAGTCCGCCCGCCGCCACCGCCGCTGCCGGAACCTTCGCCATCGCAGCCACCTCAGCTTTCTCGTGGATATCGCCGTACGCGCGGCGCATCGCCCGTACCGGCCCTCGGATCCGAGGCTAACGCGGCCTTTCGACGACACGTCGCCGAGGGGGTGCACAAGCGTTTACCCTGGGGGTGAACAGACGTGCACCCCTTGTCGGCGTGCACCCCGTCGCCGCCGAGCACCGTACGGAGAACCATGCCCGCGGACATACCGGTCCCAGCCACCCCAGCGGCCCCCGAGGTCCGGGCCCCGCACCCCCGCTTCGCCGTCGGCGTGCTGGCCTTCTGCGGGGTCGTGGTCGCCGTCATGCAGACGATCGTCGTCCCGCTGCTGCCGCACATCCCCGAGCTGACCGGCGCCACCCCCGCGGCCGCGAGCTGGCTGGTCACCGTCACCCTCCTCACCGGCGCGGTCTTCACCCCGGTCCTCGGCCGGGTCGGCGACATGTACGGCAAGCGCCGGGTGCTCGTGGCCTCGCTCGGGGTGCTGGTCGTGGGCTCCGTGCTCTGCGCGGTCAGCTCCCACATCGGGGTGCTGATCACCGGCCGCGCCCTTCAGGGCGCCGCGATCGCCGTCGTGCCCCTGGGCATCAGCATCCTGCGCGACGAACTGCCGCCCGAGCGGGTGCTGTCGGCCGTCGCCCTGATGAGCTCGACGCTCGGGATCGGCGCCGCCATCGGCCTGCCGGTCGCGGCGCTCGTCGTGGAGAACTTCGACTGGCACACGATGTTCTGGGTCTCCGGAGTGATCGGCATCGTCGACATCGTGCTGGTGCTGGCGTGCGTACCGGAGTCCCCGCTGCGCAGCCGCGGCCGCTTCGACGCGATCGGGGCCCTGGGCCTGTCGGTCGCCCTCGTCTGCCTCCTGCTCGCCGTCACCCAGGGCGCCGACTGGGGCTGGGGATCGAGCCGCACGGTCGGCCTGCTCGTGACCGCGGTGGTGGTGGCACTGCTCTGGGGCGCGTACGAGCTCCGCGTGAGCACCCCCATGGTCGACCTGCGGGTCTCGGCGCGCCCGGCCGTCCTGCTCACCAACGTCGCGGCCCTGCTGATCGGCTTCGCGTTCTACGCGAACTCGCTGGTCACCGCCCAGATGGTGCAGGAGCCGAAGGCCACGGGGTACGGGCTCGGCGCCTCCCTCGTCGTCAGCGGACTGTGCCTGCTGCCCGGCGGCCTGGCGATGGTGGCGCTGTCGCCCGTCTCGGCCCGGATCTCGGCCAAGCACGGTCCCAAGGTGAGCCTCGCGCTCGCGGCCGGGATCATCGCCGTCGGCTACGGGGTGCGGTACTTCACCAGCCACAGCCTGTGGCTGATCGTCGCGGGCGCCACGGTCGTCGCCTCCGGCACGGCTATCGCCTACTCGGCGCTGCCCGCGCTCGTGATGCGGGGCGTCCCGGTCAGCGAGACCGGGGCGGCCAACGGCCTGAACACCCTCATGCGCTCCATCGGGCA harbors:
- a CDS encoding MFS transporter, producing the protein MPADIPVPATPAAPEVRAPHPRFAVGVLAFCGVVVAVMQTIVVPLLPHIPELTGATPAAASWLVTVTLLTGAVFTPVLGRVGDMYGKRRVLVASLGVLVVGSVLCAVSSHIGVLITGRALQGAAIAVVPLGISILRDELPPERVLSAVALMSSTLGIGAAIGLPVAALVVENFDWHTMFWVSGVIGIVDIVLVLACVPESPLRSRGRFDAIGALGLSVALVCLLLAVTQGADWGWGSSRTVGLLVTAVVVALLWGAYELRVSTPMVDLRVSARPAVLLTNVAALLIGFAFYANSLVTAQMVQEPKATGYGLGASLVVSGLCLLPGGLAMVALSPVSARISAKHGPKVSLALAAGIIAVGYGVRYFTSHSLWLIVAGATVVASGTAIAYSALPALVMRGVPVSETGAANGLNTLMRSIGQAFCSATVAAVLANITFQAGGRTAPTLHAYQLVFVIAAGAALAALVVTLFLPGHKPAGAGTVGENRKAPATREAGVRAAGIQEGA
- a CDS encoding DUF445 domain-containing protein, whose translation is MRTGRRGRWARGRVERMERIEGTGPDERSAGTGAPPGGGAGGRGSPVAGVRRPGASLASFAYTAADEEKRRGVRRMKTTATGLLLLVALVYVLATWAKNEGVSGWPGFVAAAAEAGMVGALADWFAVTALFKRPLGLPIPHTAIIPTKKDQLGASLGSFVGENFLSGDVVRDRIHSLAIGGRLGAWLAEPEHADRVTAELSTALRGALTVLRDSDVQAVVGEAITRRANAAEVGPGLGKMLEKVVADGGHRKVVDLVCARAHDWLVEHNDSVMDAVQGGAPGWTPRFVDKRVGERVYKELLRFVTEMRDMPGHPARGSIDTFLTDFAADLQTDSETRARVERLKSEILGRGEVQDVIASAWSSVRQMVIAAAEDERSELRLRARASLMALGARLATDGRLQAKLEGWLEDAAVYVVTTYRAEITSLISDTVAGWDADQTSKKIEAHIGRDLQFIRINGTVVGALAGLLIYSVSRAFGA